One Myxococcales bacterium genomic region harbors:
- a CDS encoding SDR family oxidoreductase → MKPSQKPASADTLMTPIAVVGMGALFPGAKDTFAFWKDIVEGKDRLTEVPRSHWLRDDYYAEKPGTQDKVYTTRGGFLPEVDFAPMEFGMPPNALPATDTAQLLALVVAKHALEEATRGKWETVDKSRMSVLLGVASATELVAQMTGRLQKPVWQHAMRQAGLSDAEIARLTEEIDKQYVPWQESTFPGLLGNVVAGRITNRFDMGGSNAVVDAACAGSLAALSMAVNDLALGHSDLVLTGGVDALNDIFMYMCFAQTGALSLSGDCRPFSDKSDGTMLGEGIGMVALRRLSDAERDGDAIYAVIRGLGSSSDGRAKSIYAPSAQGQTLALERAYERAGYGPETVGLVEAHGTSTQAGDAAEFEALKQVFAKAGAEKGSIALGSVKGQIGHTKAAAGAAGLIKAVLALHHKVLPPTIKVDAPNPKMGIEDSAFYLNTQLRPWVHGADKAHPRRASVSALGFGGTNFHVALEEYVGPSDRPGRMHTLPSELFVLSADTPAALVADAQALAKASETEGAFSHLAKASQLSFDAQKPARLSVVATDAADLSEKLAFAAQTISKNEAATFSSPKGMWYGVGASAKSSEVAVLFPGQGSQYVGMGKDLAVHVDRMRDVWDGIASEVRDGTGSLASRVFPAPGFGPEARDAAERALTATDWAQPAICATSLGMLRLFELTGLRPAMVGGHSLGEVTAAVAAGLFDEKTGLLLARKRGELMAEASKLPGAMTAVSAERDVVANAVHGLDVVLANHNAPTQIVLSGATEAIERAEKALEQKGLTAKRLSVATAFHSPIVAGAVAPFRTHLDGVDVAPAKVPFFANATAAVYPSDPSAARAQLAEAVAKPVRFVEQVEAMYAAGARVFVEVGPDAVLTKLVERCLEGRAHTAIAFDQKGKNGVVAFQSALGRLASLGLPVAFERFWSGEVMGEDPTTSSKPKFTVKLSGSNYGKPYPPKNPVARPPVRTPAAPVVSAPAAPAPALNGHANGHANGHVNGAKVAVSAAPVARPAPVPASAPAPAPVAQVVASSPARPVPAAPVSRVLSTRSEVSMSSHVPPAPPVDPSSFVASLERLQAPAIAAQMEFQRLMAESHMAFLRTVETSYAQLGAITQGAPAAFAPAAPPARAMAPAPQYVQPAQIAAPAPVARAAAPAPAYVAPAPAPAPVVTKPVVAAPAPVVAKPAAPAVKGPSLGDLTPTLLAVVAEKTGYPAEMIDVNMDMEADLGIDSIKRVEILSAMKQKVADLPQVPNAKMAATRTLAQIIELFVGAAPEAPAAPAKANGAPAPSAAPAAPSGGVDVATLTPTLLAVVAEKTGYPAEMIDVNMDMEADLGIDSIKRVEILSAMKQKVANLPQVPNAKMAATRTLAQIIDLFAGAAPEAAAPPPAKAAAPAPAAAPAAPAKASGGFSSAALTPTLLAVVAEKTGYPAEMIDVNMDMEADLGIDSIKRVEILSAMKQKIANLPQVPNAKMAATRTLAQIVALFEAAAGAPHHATPLSRAVTAAPVVNEVVAEPVLRVAVRPVAAPAAGFAMPGLLGPGTFVVTPDGTALQAKVVDGLRVRGVNAVALGVAEIPADAAGVIFLGGLREAHGDDALGVNREAFGAARAVASHMREHGGLFVTVQDTGGDFGMSGAAGERAWLAGVAALTKTAGDEWPKASTKAIDLERAHRQHDELAETIVAELFAGGPELEVGLRADGSRLTLASVKVPLEVAKRPIPEGAVFVVTGGARGVTASSLVELAKFARPRVLILGRTPLEEEPAVFRGITDESALKRAALQDANGRGEVVTPKIIGAKVDKILANREVLGTLASLEAAGAKVRYAAVDVRDAVALRALLDDVRASWGPVHGLVHGAGVLADAFIDKKTDAQFDRVFDTKVMGLRALLEATQTDPLEFICLFSSVAARAGNAGQSDYAMANEILNKVAAVEARRREGRCRVSSIGWGPWDGGMVTPALRGHFKERGVALLGVAAGALAFVRELSAAPSDDVEVVIGGGDAGLHGGQVRNVRVEVRVSAATHPQLASHRIQGKPVLPMVLALEWFARLGRALVPGAASVELRNARVVRGIVLDKFDGEGNLFSIATASAAADPGHVSLELRDENGNLRYAATLAPEGEGHAKATPVSVALGASPFPVDEIYSAKNLFHGRDFQVIRAIEGLSNAGAKAELRGTTECGWPTESWQTDVAALDGGLQLAILCGLGSIGQTLPLRIGQVSFTDGPANGPVHCALSVRSQTPERVVCDIALSGASGPIADLVDVEMYAIPSGSA, encoded by the coding sequence ATGAAGCCCAGCCAAAAGCCCGCCTCCGCCGACACCCTCATGACCCCCATCGCCGTCGTCGGCATGGGCGCTCTCTTCCCGGGAGCGAAAGACACGTTCGCGTTCTGGAAAGACATCGTCGAAGGGAAGGACCGCCTCACGGAGGTGCCGCGCTCGCACTGGCTGCGCGACGACTACTACGCGGAGAAGCCCGGCACGCAGGACAAGGTCTACACGACCCGTGGCGGCTTCCTCCCCGAGGTCGACTTCGCTCCGATGGAGTTCGGCATGCCGCCGAACGCGCTGCCCGCGACCGATACGGCGCAGCTCCTCGCGCTCGTGGTCGCGAAGCACGCCCTCGAAGAGGCGACGCGCGGCAAATGGGAGACCGTCGACAAGAGCCGCATGAGCGTGCTCCTCGGCGTGGCGTCGGCCACCGAGCTCGTCGCGCAGATGACGGGGCGCCTCCAGAAGCCCGTGTGGCAGCACGCGATGCGCCAGGCCGGCCTCTCGGACGCCGAGATCGCCCGCCTCACCGAGGAGATCGACAAACAGTACGTGCCTTGGCAGGAGTCGACCTTCCCCGGGCTCCTCGGCAACGTGGTGGCCGGGCGCATCACCAACCGCTTCGACATGGGCGGCTCGAACGCCGTCGTCGACGCGGCCTGCGCCGGCTCGCTCGCGGCGCTCTCGATGGCGGTGAACGACCTCGCGCTCGGGCACTCGGACCTCGTGCTCACGGGCGGTGTCGACGCGCTGAACGACATCTTCATGTACATGTGCTTCGCGCAGACGGGCGCGCTCTCGCTCTCGGGCGACTGCCGTCCCTTCTCCGACAAGAGCGACGGCACCATGCTCGGCGAGGGCATCGGCATGGTGGCGCTCCGCCGCCTGAGCGACGCCGAGCGCGACGGCGACGCGATCTACGCGGTCATCCGCGGGCTCGGCTCGTCGTCCGACGGGCGCGCCAAGAGCATCTACGCGCCCTCGGCCCAAGGCCAGACGCTCGCCCTCGAGCGCGCCTACGAGCGCGCCGGTTACGGCCCCGAGACGGTCGGTCTGGTCGAAGCCCACGGCACGAGCACCCAGGCCGGTGACGCGGCCGAGTTCGAGGCGCTGAAGCAGGTGTTCGCCAAGGCGGGCGCCGAGAAGGGCTCGATCGCGCTCGGCTCGGTGAAGGGCCAGATCGGCCACACCAAGGCCGCCGCTGGCGCCGCCGGGCTCATCAAGGCCGTGCTCGCGCTCCACCACAAGGTGCTCCCGCCGACCATCAAGGTCGACGCCCCGAACCCGAAGATGGGCATCGAGGACAGCGCGTTCTACCTCAACACGCAGCTCCGCCCCTGGGTGCACGGCGCCGACAAGGCTCACCCGCGCCGCGCCTCGGTGAGCGCGCTCGGCTTCGGCGGGACGAACTTCCACGTCGCGCTCGAAGAGTACGTGGGCCCCTCGGATCGCCCGGGCCGCATGCACACGCTCCCGTCGGAGCTCTTCGTGCTCTCGGCCGACACGCCCGCCGCGCTCGTCGCCGACGCGCAGGCGCTCGCGAAGGCCTCGGAGACCGAGGGCGCGTTCTCGCACCTTGCGAAGGCCTCGCAGCTCTCGTTCGACGCGCAGAAGCCCGCGCGCCTCTCGGTGGTCGCGACCGACGCGGCCGACCTCAGCGAGAAGCTCGCGTTCGCCGCGCAGACGATCTCGAAGAACGAAGCCGCGACGTTCTCGTCGCCGAAGGGCATGTGGTACGGGGTGGGTGCGTCGGCAAAATCCTCTGAAGTTGCGGTGCTTTTCCCGGGGCAGGGCAGCCAGTACGTCGGCATGGGCAAAGACCTCGCGGTGCACGTGGACCGCATGCGCGACGTGTGGGACGGCATCGCGAGCGAGGTCCGCGACGGTACGGGCTCGCTCGCGTCGCGTGTGTTCCCGGCGCCCGGGTTCGGCCCGGAGGCCCGCGACGCTGCCGAGCGCGCCCTCACCGCGACCGACTGGGCCCAGCCCGCGATCTGCGCCACGAGCCTCGGCATGCTGCGCCTGTTCGAGCTCACGGGTCTCCGACCGGCGATGGTCGGTGGGCACTCGCTCGGCGAGGTGACGGCGGCCGTCGCGGCGGGCCTCTTCGACGAGAAGACGGGCCTCCTCCTCGCGCGGAAGCGCGGTGAGCTCATGGCCGAGGCGAGCAAGCTCCCGGGCGCGATGACCGCGGTGTCGGCCGAGCGCGACGTGGTGGCGAACGCGGTGCATGGGCTCGACGTGGTGCTCGCGAACCACAACGCGCCGACGCAGATCGTGCTCTCGGGTGCGACCGAGGCGATCGAGCGCGCCGAGAAGGCCCTCGAGCAGAAGGGCCTCACCGCGAAGCGCCTCTCGGTGGCGACGGCGTTCCACTCGCCCATCGTGGCCGGTGCGGTCGCGCCGTTCCGCACGCACCTCGACGGCGTCGACGTGGCTCCGGCCAAGGTGCCGTTCTTCGCGAACGCCACGGCGGCCGTGTACCCGAGCGATCCGTCGGCCGCGCGCGCACAGCTCGCCGAGGCCGTCGCCAAGCCCGTGCGCTTCGTCGAGCAGGTCGAGGCCATGTACGCGGCGGGTGCGCGGGTGTTCGTCGAGGTGGGGCCCGACGCCGTGCTCACGAAGCTCGTCGAGCGTTGCCTCGAGGGGCGCGCGCACACGGCGATCGCCTTCGATCAGAAGGGCAAAAATGGCGTCGTCGCGTTCCAGTCGGCGCTCGGTCGCCTCGCGAGCTTGGGCCTCCCGGTCGCGTTCGAGCGCTTCTGGTCGGGCGAGGTCATGGGCGAGGACCCGACGACCTCGTCCAAGCCGAAGTTCACCGTGAAGCTCTCGGGCTCGAACTACGGCAAGCCCTACCCGCCCAAGAACCCCGTCGCGCGGCCTCCCGTGCGCACGCCGGCCGCGCCGGTCGTCTCGGCGCCCGCGGCTCCGGCTCCGGCCCTGAACGGTCACGCGAACGGACACGCGAACGGTCACGTGAACGGCGCCAAGGTGGCCGTGAGCGCCGCTCCCGTGGCACGCCCCGCCCCCGTCCCAGCGTCCGCGCCTGCGCCCGCGCCCGTCGCGCAGGTGGTCGCTTCGTCTCCCGCGCGCCCGGTCCCCGCGGCGCCTGTTTCCCGTGTCCTTTCCACGCGTTCCGAGGTCTCGATGTCTTCTCACGTTCCGCCCGCGCCCCCCGTCGATCCGTCGAGCTTCGTCGCCTCCCTCGAGCGCCTCCAGGCGCCCGCCATCGCGGCCCAGATGGAGTTCCAGCGCCTGATGGCCGAGAGCCACATGGCGTTCCTTCGCACGGTCGAGACCTCGTACGCCCAGCTCGGCGCCATCACGCAGGGCGCTCCCGCGGCCTTCGCACCGGCGGCGCCCCCCGCGCGCGCCATGGCCCCCGCGCCGCAGTACGTGCAGCCTGCACAGATCGCCGCGCCGGCCCCCGTCGCCCGCGCCGCGGCGCCTGCGCCGGCCTACGTCGCGCCCGCGCCTGCCCCGGCTCCGGTCGTCACGAAGCCCGTCGTCGCCGCGCCCGCGCCCGTCGTCGCGAAGCCCGCGGCTCCGGCGGTCAAGGGCCCGTCCCTCGGTGATCTCACGCCGACGCTGCTCGCGGTGGTGGCCGAGAAGACGGGCTACCCGGCCGAGATGATCGACGTGAACATGGACATGGAGGCCGACCTCGGGATCGACTCGATCAAGCGCGTCGAGATCCTGTCGGCGATGAAGCAGAAGGTCGCCGATCTCCCGCAGGTCCCGAACGCCAAGATGGCGGCGACGCGCACGCTCGCGCAGATCATCGAGCTCTTCGTGGGCGCGGCTCCCGAGGCTCCCGCGGCCCCGGCGAAGGCGAACGGCGCGCCCGCCCCGAGCGCCGCCCCGGCCGCGCCCTCGGGTGGCGTCGACGTCGCCACGCTCACGCCGACGCTGCTCGCGGTGGTGGCCGAGAAGACGGGCTACCCGGCCGAGATGATCGACGTGAACATGGACATGGAGGCCGACCTCGGGATCGACTCGATCAAGCGCGTCGAGATCCTGTCGGCGATGAAGCAGAAGGTCGCCAATCTCCCGCAGGTTCCGAACGCGAAGATGGCGGCGACGCGCACGCTCGCGCAGATCATCGACCTGTTCGCCGGCGCCGCCCCCGAGGCCGCCGCGCCTCCGCCCGCGAAGGCCGCGGCCCCGGCTCCTGCCGCGGCTCCTGCCGCCCCCGCCAAGGCTTCGGGTGGGTTCTCGTCGGCCGCGCTCACGCCGACGCTGCTCGCTGTGGTGGCCGAGAAGACGGGCTACCCGGCCGAGATGATCGACGTGAACATGGACATGGAGGCCGACCTCGGGATCGACTCGATCAAGCGCGTCGAGATCCTTTCGGCGATGAAGCAGAAGATCGCGAACTTGCCGCAGGTTCCGAACGCGAAGATGGCGGCGACGCGCACGCTCGCGCAGATCGTGGCCCTCTTCGAGGCGGCTGCGGGTGCGCCCCACCACGCAACTCCATTATCGCGCGCGGTGACGGCCGCGCCCGTGGTGAACGAGGTGGTGGCGGAGCCGGTGCTCCGCGTGGCCGTGCGGCCCGTCGCGGCTCCTGCAGCGGGGTTCGCGATGCCGGGGCTGCTCGGGCCCGGGACGTTCGTGGTCACGCCCGACGGCACCGCGCTCCAGGCGAAGGTGGTCGACGGTCTGCGCGTGCGCGGCGTCAACGCGGTCGCGCTCGGGGTCGCCGAGATCCCGGCCGACGCGGCGGGGGTCATCTTCTTGGGCGGCTTGCGTGAGGCCCACGGGGACGACGCTCTCGGCGTGAACCGCGAGGCGTTCGGCGCGGCGCGTGCGGTCGCTTCGCACATGCGCGAGCACGGAGGCCTCTTCGTCACCGTGCAAGACACCGGTGGAGACTTCGGCATGTCGGGCGCGGCGGGTGAGCGCGCGTGGCTCGCCGGCGTGGCCGCCCTCACGAAGACCGCGGGCGACGAGTGGCCCAAGGCCTCGACCAAGGCGATCGATCTCGAACGGGCGCATCGTCAGCACGACGAGCTCGCCGAGACGATCGTGGCCGAGCTCTTCGCGGGCGGTCCGGAGCTCGAGGTGGGCCTCCGGGCCGACGGCTCGCGCCTCACGCTCGCGAGCGTGAAGGTGCCGCTCGAGGTCGCTAAGCGCCCGATCCCCGAGGGCGCCGTGTTCGTGGTCACGGGCGGCGCGCGCGGTGTCACCGCCTCGTCGCTCGTGGAGCTCGCGAAATTCGCGAGGCCGCGTGTGCTCATCCTCGGGCGCACTCCGCTCGAAGAGGAGCCCGCGGTCTTCCGTGGCATCACGGACGAGAGCGCGCTCAAGCGGGCCGCCCTGCAAGACGCGAACGGCCGCGGCGAGGTGGTGACGCCCAAGATCATCGGCGCCAAGGTCGACAAGATCCTGGCCAACCGCGAGGTCCTCGGCACGCTCGCCTCGCTCGAGGCCGCCGGGGCGAAGGTGCGCTACGCCGCGGTCGACGTCCGAGATGCGGTCGCCCTCCGCGCCCTGCTCGACGACGTGCGCGCCTCGTGGGGCCCCGTCCACGGCCTCGTCCACGGCGCCGGCGTGCTCGCCGACGCCTTCATCGACAAGAAGACCGACGCCCAGTTCGATCGTGTCTTCGACACCAAGGTCATGGGCCTCCGCGCCCTCCTCGAGGCCACGCAGACCGACCCGCTCGAGTTCATCTGCCTGTTCTCGTCGGTGGCCGCGCGCGCCGGCAACGCGGGCCAGAGCGACTACGCTATGGCCAACGAAATCCTGAACAAAGTCGCGGCTGTAGAGGCGCGTCGCCGCGAAGGTCGGTGCCGTGTTTCGTCGATCGGCTGGGGCCCGTGGGACGGCGGCATGGTCACGCCGGCCCTCCGTGGGCACTTCAAGGAGCGAGGCGTCGCTCTCCTCGGCGTCGCGGCGGGTGCGCTCGCGTTCGTGCGCGAGCTCTCGGCGGCCCCCTCGGACGACGTCGAGGTGGTCATCGGCGGAGGCGACGCGGGCCTCCACGGTGGACAGGTGCGCAACGTGCGCGTCGAGGTCCGAGTGAGCGCGGCCACCCACCCGCAGCTCGCGAGCCACCGCATCCAAGGCAAGCCCGTGCTCCCCATGGTGCTCGCGCTCGAGTGGTTCGCGAGGCTCGGCCGCGCGCTCGTGCCCGGGGCGGCGTCGGTCGAGCTCCGGAACGCGCGTGTCGTCCGCGGCATCGTGCTCGACAAGTTCGACGGCGAGGGCAACCTCTTCTCGATCGCCACGGCCAGCGCCGCGGCCGATCCCGGGCACGTGTCGCTCGAGCTCCGCGACGAGAACGGCAACCTGCGCTACGCCGCCACGCTCGCCCCCGAGGGCGAAGGTCACGCGAAGGCCACGCCCGTCTCGGTGGCGCTCGGCGCGAGCCCCTTCCCAGTGGACGAGATCTACTCGGCCAAGAACCTCTTCCACGGCCGCGATTTCCAGGTGATTCGCGCCATCGAAGGCCTCTCGAACGCCGGCGCGAAGGCCGAGCTCCGCGGCACCACCGAGTGCGGCTGGCCCACCGAGTCGTGGCAGACCGACGTGGCCGCGCTCGACGGAGGGCTCCAGCTCGCCATCCTGTGCGGCCTCGGCTCGATCGGGCAGACGCTGCCCTTGCGGATCGGCCAGGTGAGCTTCACCGACGGCCCCGCGAACGGGCCCGTGCACTGCGCGCTCTCCGTGCGCAGCCAGACCCCCGAGCGCGTCGTATGCGACATCGCGCTCTCGGGAGCCTCGGGACCGATCGCCGATCTCGTCGACGTGGAGATGTACGCCATCCCGAGCGGCTCGGCATAG